A genomic window from Solanum dulcamara chromosome 11, daSolDulc1.2, whole genome shotgun sequence includes:
- the LOC129873467 gene encoding uncharacterized protein LOC129873467, with product MDSRRVPRTVSDPKVRQVGFFAPPDRSQSGPFIPFSSSPPVSDLSPSGNSLSPVMIPPPRHLSVDVSLPRPGNLHPAPLSPLRRDSIPLGSYNPSEFSSPTTTNLPDDSSSPGWHRRGSSGKFATSLPSAGFELPAAKQNSFTASRLTTVSKVNAPLGLSDKDGELKKERNASSKPLKEKTTKAERRALQEAQRAAKAAAKGEGTKTASANSENLNPVKIAKSTSQKKEIPPVAPPEKKSSDRATDKDRKKDVPHPRMQFDDKSRVEKAKKRSVVKQTEAKNRVELFRHLPQYEHGTRFPELESRFFQLDPVHPAVFKVGLRYLAGDISGGNARCIAMLQAFQESIKDYSTPPEKALIRDLTAKVNCYVSFLIECRPLSISMGNAIRFLKTRIAKLPLTLSESEAKATLVTDIDHFISEKIILADKVIVKHAVTKIRDGDVLLTYGSSSAVEMILLHAHELGKDFRVVVVDSRPKLEGRLLLRRLVGKGVKCTYTHINAISYIMHEVTRVLLGASSVLSNGTVYSRVGTASVAMVAHSFRVPVLICCEAYKFHERVQLDSICSNELGDPETIAKVPGRMEINHLDGWANSDNLQLLNLIYDATPSDYVSMIITDYGMIPPTSVPVIVREYRREYLWT from the exons ATGGATTCTCGCCGAGTTCCTCGAACCGTGAGCGACCCTAAGGTTCGTCAAGTCGGGTTCTTCGCTCCACCCGACCGGTCCCAATCGGGTCCTTTCATCCCATTTTCCTCTTCCCCTCCTGTTTCCGATCTATCCCCTTCCGGTAACTCTCTTTCCCCTGTTATGATCCCTCCTCCTCGTCACCTCTCCGTCGACGTATCACTACCCCGTCCTGGTAATCTTCATCCGGCCCCCTTGTCCCCTCTCCGACGTGATTCTATCCCCTTAGGAAGCTACAATCCATCTGAATTCTCTTCTCCTACTACCACTAACTTACCTGATGATTCCTCCTCTCCTGGATGGCATCGGAGGGGCAGTTCTGGTAAATTTGCTACTTCTCTTCCCTCCGCAGGATTTGAGTTGCCTGCCGCCAAGCAGAACAGCTTTACTGCCTCTAGATTGACTACAGTCTCCAAGGTGAATGCGCCTTTGGGATTATCAG ACAAGGATGGGGAACTGAAAAAAGAACGGAATGCAAGTTCAAAACCATTGAAAGAGAAAACAACCAAGGCTGAGAGGCGTGCTCTTCAGGAGGCTCAAAGAGCTGCAAAAGCTGCTGCCAAAG GTGAAGGAACTAAGACTGCCAGTGCTAATTCTGAAAATTTAAACCCAGTAAAGATTGCCAAGAGCACttcacaaaagaaagaaattcctCCTGTTGCACCTCCTGAAAAAAAGAGCAGTGATCGTGCTACAGATAAAGATAGGAAAAAAGATGTTCCTCATCCACGGATGCAATTTGATGATAAGAGTCGTGTGGAAAAGGCGAAGAAGCGGTCAGTAGTGAAGCAAACTGAAGCCAAAAACAGGGTTGAACTTTTTAGGCATTTGCCTCAGTATGAACATGGAACAAGATTTCCGGAGCTTGAATCAAGATTCTTCCAACTAGATCCAGTTCATCCTGCTGTTTTTAAG GTTGGACTTAGATATTTGGCTGGAGATATATCTGGTGGGAATGCCCGCTGTATTGCTATGCTTCAAGCTTTCCAAGAGTCCATCAAAGACTACTCAACTCCCCCAGAGAAAGCTCTTATAAGAGACTTGACTGCAAAAGTTAattgttatgtttcatttttGATCGAGTGCAGGCCCCTCTCAATCAGTATGGGGAATGCTATTAGGTTCCTTAAAACTAGGATTGCGAAATTGCCTTTGACTTTGTCAGAGTCAGAAGCTAAAGCCACTCTTGTGACAGATATTGATCACTTCATAAGTGAAAAGATAATACTTGCAGACAAGGTGATAGTCAAGCATGCAGTAACTAAAATAAGGGATGGTGACGTTCTTCTCACTTATGGATCTTCCTCTGCTGTTGAAATGATTCTGTTACATGCTCATGAGCTTGGCAAGGATTTCCGTGTCGTTGTAGTTGACTCACGTCCAAAGCTTGAAGGGAGATTACTACTTCGTCGGTTGGTGGGGAAGGGTGTTAAGTGTACATACACTCATATAAATGCCATTTCTTATATCATGCATGAAGTTACTAGAGTACTTTTGGGTGCTTCATCAGTTTTGTCCAATGGAACTGTTTATTCAAGGGTTGGAACTGCAAGCGTTGCTATGGTTGCTCATTCATTCCGAGTTCCTGTCTTGATATGTTGTGAagcatataaatttcatgaAAGGGTTCAACTTGACTCGATCTGCTCTAATGAACTTG GTGATCCAGAAACTATAGCTAAGGTTCCTGGTAGAATGGAAATTAACCACTTGGATGGGTGGGCTAACAGTGATAATCTACAACTTTTGAATCTGAT TTATGATGCAACACCTTCAGATTATGTATCAATGATAATTACAGATTATGGCATG ATCCCTCCGACAAGTGTTCCTGTAATAGTTCGAGAGTATCGCAGAGAATATTTGTGGACATGA
- the LOC129874708 gene encoding nuclear matrix constituent protein 1-like, whose amino-acid sequence MSTPPRKSWTGWSLTPRTESVDKGKGIAFVGTAQKSLTSQDYGNMDQETLIEKVSKLENELFDYQYNMGLLLLEKKEWSSKFEEIKQALEELNEAYKREQAAHLIAISEVEKREENLRKALGVEKQCARELEKELREMRSEYAETKYTADSKLAEANALATSVEEKSLEVEAKLRAADAKLAEVNRKSSEVERKLNEVYAQENALRRERSSSNAEREAYETNLSRQREDLQEWERKLQAAEVRLADGRRLLNQREQRANDTDRILKQKQNDLEDEQRKIVTANSVLRKKEDDMSSRIDNLTHKEKELEDARKSLEIKERELLDLQEKLNIKERDGIQNLMDEHRSVLHSKEEEFELELRQRRATLDEELKAKVLELEKKEAEVNHMEEKIKKREQAIEKKMEKVKEKEKDHELKLKVLKEKEKSLKNEEKKLETERKQLVSEKENLLALKAELENVRAEIEKQQIKISEDTEQLKITEDERMEHARLQSELKQEIDKCRLLREDLLKEAEDLKQEKERFEREWEELDEKRSEIKIDLQELNEQRENFEKLKRTEEERISKEKRETENYVRRELEALRVARETFEATMDHEKSILAEQTQSEKSQMLHSFDQQKRELESEMQRKQEEMESALDVREKLFEEERQKELSNIEHSKEITHREMDEMKLERVSLEKEKQEISANKGIIEVQQLEMKKDIDVLVGLSRKLKDQRLAYIKERDRFIDFVKQQKSCSSCGEGIHVIEFSDLQALAEAETFEAPPLPSVAQQYLKDGLQGSSGRASDELSPGALNTGSMVSAGTMSWLRKCTSKILKFSPSKNIGNAASDFLIDESSLSENCAGISPNKLSNKGNPMDPAVSVNVLDDQRLQQDDGVREVKVGEDIVEDTHYSDMKACQRRPVKKGHGRSSKTEKAANTRAVLGKIPKEGENITNGTLETSANMNKESQRGSGLLGGAPRNSRKRSHLHASQGTASEIDGNSSEGQSDSVASIRGKRRQKAAPSVQAHAERRYNLRRPRSAAPATSNGSLPDPISKSQEENWNSRDSLETPQVNNSEDVKDRNFVIDHPTVAETHLNDAVDNQENSANMANELLDDTGLSEEENKTPKRPSAYGVNGDEEGSDDSDDEEEEEIEHPGEVSVGKKIWTFITT is encoded by the exons ATGTCTACACCGCCGAGGAAATCTTGGACCGGGTGGTCGCTGACACCAAGAACCGAATCGGTTGACAAGGGCAAAGGCATCGCCTTTGTGGGTACTGCTCAGAAAAGTTTAACGAGCCAAGATTACGGAAATATGGATCAGGAAACGCTAATTGAGAAGGTCTCCAAGCTTGAAAATGAG CTTTTTGACTACCAATACAATATGGGTCTTCTCCTGCTTGAGAAGAAGGAATGGTCTTCTAAGTTTGAAGAAATTAAGCAAGCCTTAGAAGAATTAAATGAGGCCTATAAAAGAGAACAAGCAGCTCATTTAATTGCTATCTCTGAAGTGGAGAAACGGGAAGAGAATTTGAGGAAGGCACTTGGAGTCGAGAAACAATGTGCGCGAGAG CTAGAGAAAGAGTTGCGTGAGATGCGCTCGGAGTATGCGGAGACCAAATATACTGCTGATTCAAAATTGGCAGAGGCAAATGCACTGGCTACTAGTGTTGAAGAGAAATCATTAGAGGTAGAAGCAAAGTTGCGTGCAGCTGATGCCAAGCTTGCTGAGGTGAACAGAAAGAGCTCTGAAGTTGAGAGGAAACTTAATGAAGTCTATGCTCAAGAAAATGCACTTCGAAGAGAACGGTCATCTTCCAATGCAGA ACGTGAAGCTTATGAGACTAACTTATCCAGACAAAGAGAGGACTTACAAGAGTGGGAAAGAAAACTACAGGCAGCAGAGGTGAGGTTGGCTGATGGCCGTAGATTGCTTAACCAAAGAGAGCAGCGAGCCAATGACACTGATAGAATTTTGAAGCAAAAGCAGAATGACCTTGAAGATGAGCAGAGGAAAATTGTCACAGCTAACTCAGTTTTGAGGAAGAAAGAAGATGATATGAGCAGCCGGATAGATAATCTCACTCATAAGGAGAAG GAACTTGAAGATGCGAGAAAGAGCCTGGAGATAAAAGAGAGGGAGTTGCTCGATCTACAGGAGAAACTGAATATTAAAGAGAGA GATGGAATTCAAAATCTAATGGATGAACATCGAAGTGTCCTGCATTCCAAGGAAGAGGAGTTTGAATTGGAACTGAGGCAGAGGCGGGCAACATTGGATGAGGAATTGAAAGCTAAGGTGCTTGAACTGGAGAAGAAGGAAGCTGAAGTTAATCACATGGAAGAGAAGATTAAGAAACGAGAACAGGCCATCgaaaagaaaatggaaaaagtaaaggagaaggagaaggatcATGAATTGAAGTTAAAAGTGCtgaaggaaaaagagaaatctttgaaaaatgaggaaaaaaaattggaaactgAGAGGAAGCAGCTAGTTTCTGAGAAGGAGAATTTGCTAGCTCTGAAGGCTGAGCTTGAGAATGTAAGAGCTGAGATTGAAAAGCAACAGATCAAGATTAGTGAGGATACAGAACAACTTAAAATAACTGAAGATGAGAGAATGGAACATGCCCGCCTACAATCAGAACTGAAGCAGGAGATAGACAAGTGTAGACTCCTCCGAGAAGATCTATTGAAGGAAGCTGAAGATTTGAAGCAGGAGAAAGAAAGGTTTGAGAGAGAATGGGAAGAACTAGATGAGAAAAGATCTGAGATCAAGATAGACTTGCAGGAACTTAATGAACAGAGAGAGAATTTCGAAAAACTGAAGCGCACTGAAGAGGAAAGGATAAGCAAGGAGAAGCGGGAAACAGAAAATTATGTCCGGAGGGAGTTGGAAGCCCTTAGAGTGGCAAGAGAAACATTTGAAGCTACCATGGATCATGAGAAATCAATATTAGCAGAGCAAACTCAAAGTGAGAAAAGCCAAATGCTTCATTCTTTTGACCAGCAGAAAAGGGAACTTGAAAGTGAGATGCAGAGGAAGCAGGAGGAAATGGAGTCTGCATTGGATGTACGAGAGAAACTCTTTGAGGAAGAGAGGCAGAAGGAGCTCAGCAATATTGAACATTCAAAGGAAATCACCCATAGAGAAATGGATGAGATGAAATTAGAAAGAGTCAGTCTGGAGAAAGAAAAACAGGAAATTTCTGCTAACAAGGGGATTATTGAAGTACAACAATTGgaaatgaaaaaggatattgaTGTGCTTGTTGGCTTAAGCAGGAAGTTGAAGGATCAGAGGTTAGCTTATATTAAGGAAAGGGACAGGTTTATTGATTTTGTCAAGCAGCAGAAGAGCTGCAGCTCTTGTGGAGAAGGAATTCATGTAATTGAgttttctgaccttcaagctcTAGCTGAAGCGGAGACTTTTGAGGCCCCTCCTCTGCCAAGTGTTGCACAGCAATATTTGAAGGATGGTCTACAAGGATCTTCGGGAAGGGCTAGTGATGAGCTGTCCCCTGGAGCTCTTAATACAGGATCCATGGTTTCTGCTGGAACCATGTCCTGGCTTCGAAAATGCACATCCAAGATTCTCAAATTCTCACCAAGCAAAAACATTGGAAATGCTGCTTCTGATTTTCTGATTGATGAATCTTCTCTGTCAGAGAACTGTGCAGGCATATCACCTAATAAACTATCAAACAAAGGAAATCCAATGGATCCGGCTGTTTCCGTGAATGTTCTTGATGATCAGAGGCTTCAACAGGATGATGGCGTTAGAGAGGTCAAAGTTGGCGAAGACATTGTAGAAGACACTCATTATTCAGACATGAAAGCTTGCCAGCGCAGACCTGTCAAGAAAGGGCATGGTAGAAGTAGTAAAACAGAAAAAGCTGCAAATACAAGGGCAGTGCTTGGAAAAATTCCTAAAGAGGGTGAGAATATCACTAATGGAACTTTGGAGACTTCAGCTAATATGAACAAGGAGAGCCAGAGAGGATCTGGTCTTTTGGGTGGAGCACCAAGAAATTCCAGAAAGCGTAGTCATTTGCATGCATCACAGGGAACAGCTAGCGAGATCGATGGAAATAGTAGTGAAGGACAGTCAGATAGTGTAGCCAGCATTCGCGGGAAGAGGAGACAAAAGGCTGCCCCTAGTGTGCAGGCTCATGCTGAAAGAAGATACAATCTGCGCCGACCTAGAAG TGCTGCACCAGCAACATCCAATGGATCTTTGCCAGACCCAATTTCAAAATCTCAGGAAGAGAATTGGAACTCTAGAGATTCCCTGGAAACTCCTCAGGTGAACAACAGTGAAGATGTAAAAGATAGAAATTTCGTCATTGATCATCCCACAGTAGCTGAGACCCAT TTGAATGATGCAGTGGACAATCAGGAGAACAGTGCTAACATGGCAAATGAGCTGTTAGATGATACAGGTTTGAGTGAAGAGGAGAACAAAACACCAAAACGACCTTCAGCTTATGGTGTGAATGGAGATGAGGAAGGGTCTGATGACAGTGATgatgaggaggaggaagagATTGAACATCCCGGTGAAGTCTCTGTAGGGAAGAAGATTTGGACTTTCATCACGACATAG
- the LOC129874417 gene encoding cyclin-B1-2-like, giving the protein MEDSKTIAHEIGGVRNDTFRFGLQGVKSDIVGSHPLESSYHSTKARQQEMKRKILANTYGSALPMKLELDRQILSRFQRPPGAIPSSMLGLESLTGGLEDFAFEDYLNDPKDSESFRPVDMHHGVEVRLGLSKGPVCPSFN; this is encoded by the exons ATGGAAGATTCAAAGACGATCGCACACGAAATTGGGGGAGTGAGAAACGATACGTTTCGATTCGGGCTTCAGGGTGTTAAGAGCGACATCGTCGGATCTCATCCTCTTGAGTCTTCTTATCACTCT ACGAAGGCTAGGCAACAGGAGATGAAGAGGAAGATACTTGCAAACACTTACGGGTCGGCTTTACCTATGAAGTTAGAGCTCGATCGCCAAATTCTTTCAAG ATTTCAGAGGCCACCAGGGGCAATACCATCTTCAATGCTTGGGTTAGAATCCCTAACCGGAGGGCTGGAGGACTTTGCTTTTGAGGACTACCTGAATG ATCCTAAGGATTCTGAGAGCTTTCGTCCAGTTGACATGCATCATGGCGTGGAAGTGCGCCTTGGGCTTTCTAAGGGACCTGTGTGTCCCAGTTTCAATTGA